In bacterium, one genomic interval encodes:
- a CDS encoding manganese efflux pump: protein MGTVTILGIALALAMDAFAVSVAAALVLPRVTGRHLFRFGFHFGLFQALMPVLGWLAGLTVQRWLAAVDHWIAFGLLGVVGWRMLREARRPDDDGFDRADPTRGWSLVALSVATSIDALAVGLTLAMLEVRIWFAAAIIGLVAGGLSVAGMVLGRRLGRAWGPRVATAGGLVLIGLGLKILVEHLTA from the coding sequence GTGGGCACCGTCACCATCCTCGGGATCGCCCTGGCCCTGGCCATGGACGCCTTCGCCGTGTCCGTGGCCGCGGCCCTGGTCCTGCCCCGCGTCACGGGGCGCCATCTCTTCCGTTTCGGCTTCCACTTCGGCCTCTTCCAGGCGCTGATGCCCGTCCTCGGCTGGCTGGCCGGCTTGACGGTGCAGCGCTGGCTGGCGGCCGTCGACCACTGGATCGCCTTCGGTCTGCTCGGCGTGGTGGGCTGGCGCATGCTCCGGGAGGCCCGCCGCCCCGACGACGACGGGTTCGACCGGGCCGACCCCACCCGGGGCTGGAGCCTCGTCGCGCTCTCGGTCGCCACGAGCATCGACGCCCTCGCCGTGGGGCTCACCCTGGCCATGCTCGAGGTGCGGATCTGGTTCGCGGCGGCGATCATCGGCCTGGTGGCCGGCGGCCTCTCGGTGGCGGGCATGGTGCTGGGACGTCGGCTGGGCCGGGCGTGGGGGCCCCGGGTCGCCACGGCCGGCGGCCTCGTCCTCATCGGCCTGGGCCTGAAGATCCTCGTCGAGCATCTGACGGCCTGA
- a CDS encoding cytidylate kinase-like family protein: MSGLLTERLIQRQINHWNRLREFLPARDASRPVARGPVITVSRQAGAGGRTLAENLAERLGLALHDRSLVEQVVRREKLAPAMVARLDEQALSEADLWVQGVLRQRIFMREQYRQALTEVVEEVARGGHVVFLGRGANMVLGMRADLRIRLVAGPGRRADRLGRRLGLTAADACALRDDTDARRDEFVRRLFGCDPADPTAFDLVLNTDRLDADAVVENVMLGLLAVVAGERTRVETA, translated from the coding sequence ATGTCCGGACTCCTGACCGAACGACTCATCCAGCGCCAGATCAACCACTGGAACCGGCTGCGCGAATTCCTGCCGGCGCGCGACGCGTCAAGGCCGGTCGCGCGGGGGCCGGTGATCACCGTGTCGCGTCAGGCCGGGGCGGGCGGGCGCACCCTGGCCGAGAACCTGGCCGAACGGCTGGGGCTCGCCCTGCACGACCGCTCGCTGGTCGAGCAGGTGGTGCGCCGGGAGAAGCTCGCGCCGGCAATGGTCGCCAGGCTCGACGAGCAGGCCCTGAGCGAAGCCGATCTCTGGGTGCAGGGCGTGCTGCGCCAGCGGATCTTCATGCGGGAGCAGTACCGGCAGGCCCTGACCGAGGTCGTCGAGGAGGTGGCCCGCGGCGGCCATGTCGTCTTCCTCGGCCGCGGGGCGAACATGGTGCTGGGCATGCGGGCCGACCTGCGGATCCGGCTCGTGGCCGGACCCGGACGGCGGGCCGACCGGTTGGGCCGGCGCCTGGGGCTGACCGCCGCGGACGCCTGCGCCCTGCGCGACGACACCGACGCCCGGCGCGACGAGTTCGTGCGCCGGCTCTTCGGCTGCGACCCGGCCGATCCCACGGCCTTCGACCTGGTCCTCAACACCGACCGCCTCGACGCCGACGCCGTGGTGGAGAACGTCATGCTGGGCCTGCTCGCCGTCGTCGCCGGGGAGCGGACGCGCGTCGAGACGGCCTGA